TTAGGTTGTGCAGATTACCTTTTAAAAGACGAAATCACTAGCAAAGCATTAAGGAAAAGCATTACATATGCCTTTGAAAGAAAGCATATTGACAGACAGTTAGAGAGCTCAGTAAAAAAATATCAGCAACTTTTCCAATTAAATCCGCAGCCGACTTGGGTGATAAATAACAAGACAGGAAACTTTTTAGAAGTCAATAATGCCGCAATTAACAACTACGGATACAGCAAAGAAGAATTTCTGCACATGCTAATAAATGATATTGATAAGGATTTTTTTACACTAGATCTAAAGAAATATCTTACCGAAAGAAAAACCCTAAAAAATACTCCTCTTCATAACCATCAATTAAAAAATGGCAAAACCATCCAGGTAAAGCTCTATGTCAACCCTATTAATTATCAGGGCATTGAAGCAACGCTGTTAATGTCCATTGACTTAACTGAAACGGAATCATATATCCGAAAAATAGAGGAGCAAAATCAGCAACTTATGGATATTGCTTGGGAACAATCCCATTTGGTTCGCGCTCCTCTAACCAGAATGATGGGAATCATCAATCGATTAGAAGAAAAACATATGGATCATATTATGGAAGCGGATAAAGAGTGTGCATTATTACTGAAAAATGCACTAAGCTCAGCGCATGAAATTGATGATGTGATTAGAAGTATTGTGAAAAGATCTAGTTCCAGTAATAAATAAATCCACTTATAAAATTTTGCTAACTATCCTTCATTAGTTTTAGTAGTATTGCAAGTAATGAAAACGTATATTCTATTAATCATATTAGGCTTTCTATTATTGGGATACCAGCAAAATATCACAGCCCAAAACCAAGCACAGGAAACCCAATATAACCTTCAAAAAACCAAAGAAAATATTGTACTTGATGGGGAGCTGAATGAAACAGTTTGGCAAATCTCTGAAGTTGCCACAAATTTCCAAATGAATATTCCATATGACGACCGTCCAGCCGCTATGGAATCGGAGGTAAGAATGACCTATGATGAAAAAAATTTCTACTTTGCCATAATATGTTTCGATGGCCAAGATGGCTACGTAGTGCAATCATTACGCAGAGATTGGGACTGGCCCCTAAATGAAAATTTCTCAATCTACTTAGATCCTTATAACGATTTCACCAATGGCTTTTCATTTGGCATTACACCCTATGGCGTGCAAAGAGAGGGCACAATAGATGAAGGAACAAATGTCAATGAGGATTGGGACAACAAATGGTATTCTCAGGTCAAAAGATACGATGATAAATGGGTGGCCGAAATAGCTATACCTTTTAAGTCCATTAGGTACAGCAATGAAAATAAGGTTTGGAATATGCAATTTTTCAGGAACCACTTGAAGAGGAACGAAAGAAGCACGTGGATAGCGGTGCCACAGCAATACACACCCTCTGCGCTTACTTTCTCAGGCCAAATAAAATGGCCGGAAAATCCGCCTCCTGCTGGCACAAATATTTCTTTCATTCCTTATGCGCTCGGTAATTACGATAAAAATTTTGTTGATCCTCAACAAGAAAAAGGATTGAATGCGAATGCAGGCTTTGATGCAAAAATAGGACTATCTCCCTCCTTAAATTTAGATTTAACTGTAAATCCTGATTTTTCTCAGGTAGAGGTTGATCGTCAAGTCATCAACCTAAGTCGATTTGAAGTGCAGTTTCCTGAACGAAGGCAGTTCTTTCTTGAAAATGCAGATTTATTTAGCAAATTTGGTTTCCCTCAGTCTAGGGCATTTTTCTCAAGAAGAATTGGTATTACTACTGATACCTTAGGTCGTTCTGAACAAGTGCCTATTATTGGAGGCGCACGGATGAGCGGTAAACTGAATGAGAAATTAAGGATAGGGGTATTGAATATGTTGACAGATAGAAGAGAAGATTTACAACTTCCTTATCAAAATTACAGTGTTTTAGCACTTCAGCAGAATATCTTTAAAAGATCTAATGTGGCATTTGTATTTGCAAATAAAGAAAATCTGGGAGTGGAAAAAGGAAAGGATATCAGCGAATATAATCCACAAGTAGCTAGAAGAGAAATCCAAGGAACAGATACTGTAACTAACTACAAACTTTACAATAGAGTCTTAGGTGCAGAATTCAACCTGTTTACAGAAGACACGCGCTGGGCCGGAGACTTTTACTATCAACGCTCTTTTGATGATTGGAATCAAAATGGAACTTATAATCATGGAGCATTCATCCGTTATCAGCGTAGAAACTATTCCTTGAGATGGGTCCATACTGCGATAGGAGATGGTTTTAATGCTGAAATGGGATTTGTTCCAAGAGTTGGTTATAATCAAGGCTCCTTCAGTCCTTCCTATATATTCTATCCGGAAAATGAAAAAATCATCAATCACAGCATCAGTTTCGATCTATCTTATACCTCAAATTCTGATTTTAGCAGAATAACTGATCGATCATTTAGCCTATCTCATAATTTCAATTTCACCAATACTTCTTCTGCCTCTATAAATTTAAGTAGGAATTATGAGTATATGTTTTTCGATTTCAGTCCAATAGCTCCATTTAACGATAGCTTATTACTACGGGGGACCGATTATGAATGGAATGTCATTCAAGCTAATTATATATCTGACAGAAGGCCACTTTTCAATTATGATGTGAGTACTAGTTACGGTGGCTTCTATAATGGAATGAGGTTTAATCTCAACGGAAATATTGGTTACCGTTTCCAGCCCTACGGATCTTTTTCAATTCGCTATGATTTCAATTCTATACAATTAGCAGAGGGATTTGGCAGTGCCAATTTTTATCTTTTAGGCCCAAGGTTAGACCTGACCATGACCGATGCTATATTCTTCACTGGCTTTGCACAGTATAATAATCGGTTTGATAATGTTAATTACAACCTACGATTTCAATGGAGGTTCGCTCCTGCTTCTGATATTTTTCTTGTCTATACTGAAAACTTTGCACCAAATGGGCCAGTCGATTTCATACCAGGCGATAACACCAAAAATAGAGCCCTTGTGTTGAAGTTGACTTATTGGTTAAATCTATAATATGCTGACTAAATCATGAGGTAAGCGAAATCACTTTGAACTGTGTTATGCTATGATGAAAATTATACGATTCAAAAGTCTTGGGTTAAAATTTTATTAAAACATAACCATCTGCTACGTTCTTAGTAATGGTGGTAAGGGCAGATGTGGCCACTTGAGTATTTTCCCAAATCTCGTCCCTACCTAATTCTCGTGCTATTAAGGATTGTCCACAAATGATTACCTCTGCTCCTGCATTACTTAAAGCTTCCCAAATAGGAATATTAGGATTCTTTGGAATTCTGTACTTTTCAAAATAATTACCATTCGACAATAAATCGAAAACTGCAGGACCATGCACAATAATTTTCACTTGTAAATCCTCCGCAGAGACTCCTTCAATACCGTGGAGATTCATTAGTCGTGCAATATTATTCACCCAAAAAGAATGCTTCTCAGGCGTTTCATTACCAGAAACTACTTCAACTATAACTTTGACTTTTTCACCCTCCTGCAGCTCTTCTACCACATCCTGAATTTTATAGATTCCTCCATAACCTTCTACAATAGGGAACTGAGCCTCTTGTGCAAATGCAGTTGAACTAATAAGTATAGACACAAACAGTATATTAAAATAAAATTTCATCTTTTTACATTTTAAATTTCCACAACTAAATACCTCTAAAAATGAATTTAAACTTTGTCATTTACAAATTAAGCATGAGATTTTATTCGAACTACATATTTTATAAGGATTAGCTTAATATATTGGTTATATAATGGTTAATTTGCAACTTTTTAAATTGAACATCAAAATTAATGGCATTACAGGAAGAATTTGAACAACAAGGTGTGTGGCTTTTCAAATACAGGGGGACTTTACCCGTATTAATTTTATTGATAGGCATGGGTATTTATGCTTACGCTGCTTTACATCCGGAGCTTTTCCTCATACAAGATCCGGAAATCAAAAATTACTTTCTCTTGTTTTGTGTCGCTATAAGTTTATTTGGACAATACATCCGAGCATATACAGTAGGTCACACTCCAAAAAACACTTCTGGTAGAAATACAGGAAAGCAGCTAGCAGATACGCTTAATACAACCGGAATCTATTCAACTGTTCGGCATCCTCTTTATGTTGGGAATTTTTTCATGTGGCTTGGGCCAGCCTTATTAACCGAAAATACATGGTTTATTGTCGCTTTTGTTTTATTCTACTGGGTATATTATGAAAGAATAATGTTTGCTGAGGAACAATTTCTTAGAAGAAAATTTGGTGATGTATATACAAGCTGGGCCGAAAAAACACCAGCATTTATTCCATCATTTAAGAATTTTGTTAAACCTAAATTATCTTTCAGTTGGAAAAAAGTTCTCAAAAAAGAGAAAAATGGATTTGCCGCCATCTTCATCATTTTTTGTGCTTTTGACGTGATAGCAGAATTTTTAAAAGGAACTCGAGATTTTAATATTTACTTAATAGTTGCAGCTG
This is a stretch of genomic DNA from Marivirga harenae. It encodes these proteins:
- a CDS encoding DUF5916 domain-containing protein; its protein translation is MKTYILLIILGFLLLGYQQNITAQNQAQETQYNLQKTKENIVLDGELNETVWQISEVATNFQMNIPYDDRPAAMESEVRMTYDEKNFYFAIICFDGQDGYVVQSLRRDWDWPLNENFSIYLDPYNDFTNGFSFGITPYGVQREGTIDEGTNVNEDWDNKWYSQVKRYDDKWVAEIAIPFKSIRYSNENKVWNMQFFRNHLKRNERSTWIAVPQQYTPSALTFSGQIKWPENPPPAGTNISFIPYALGNYDKNFVDPQQEKGLNANAGFDAKIGLSPSLNLDLTVNPDFSQVEVDRQVINLSRFEVQFPERRQFFLENADLFSKFGFPQSRAFFSRRIGITTDTLGRSEQVPIIGGARMSGKLNEKLRIGVLNMLTDRREDLQLPYQNYSVLALQQNIFKRSNVAFVFANKENLGVEKGKDISEYNPQVARREIQGTDTVTNYKLYNRVLGAEFNLFTEDTRWAGDFYYQRSFDDWNQNGTYNHGAFIRYQRRNYSLRWVHTAIGDGFNAEMGFVPRVGYNQGSFSPSYIFYPENEKIINHSISFDLSYTSNSDFSRITDRSFSLSHNFNFTNTSSASINLSRNYEYMFFDFSPIAPFNDSLLLRGTDYEWNVIQANYISDRRPLFNYDVSTSYGGFYNGMRFNLNGNIGYRFQPYGSFSIRYDFNSIQLAEGFGSANFYLLGPRLDLTMTDAIFFTGFAQYNNRFDNVNYNLRFQWRFAPASDIFLVYTENFAPNGPVDFIPGDNTKNRALVLKLTYWLNL
- a CDS encoding DsrE family protein, yielding MKFYFNILFVSILISSTAFAQEAQFPIVEGYGGIYKIQDVVEELQEGEKVKVIVEVVSGNETPEKHSFWVNNIARLMNLHGIEGVSAEDLQVKIIVHGPAVFDLLSNGNYFEKYRIPKNPNIPIWEALSNAGAEVIICGQSLIARELGRDEIWENTQVATSALTTITKNVADGYVLIKF
- a CDS encoding response regulator, with the protein product MSFNSTISLKILLVEDNLGDQFLVRQYLMEEFPKLSLDIAANFRDSKTLLSKSTQPYKVILLDLSLPDVDVETLLKETTRLAPRTPIIILTGQEDVRTAIQALTLGCADYLLKDEITSKALRKSITYAFERKHIDRQLESSVKKYQQLFQLNPQPTWVINNKTGNFLEVNNAAINNYGYSKEEFLHMLINDIDKDFFTLDLKKYLTERKTLKNTPLHNHQLKNGKTIQVKLYVNPINYQGIEATLLMSIDLTETESYIRKIEEQNQQLMDIAWEQSHLVRAPLTRMMGIINRLEEKHMDHIMEADKECALLLKNALSSAHEIDDVIRSIVKRSSSSNK
- a CDS encoding methyltransferase family protein produces the protein MALQEEFEQQGVWLFKYRGTLPVLILLIGMGIYAYAALHPELFLIQDPEIKNYFLLFCVAISLFGQYIRAYTVGHTPKNTSGRNTGKQLADTLNTTGIYSTVRHPLYVGNFFMWLGPALLTENTWFIVAFVLFYWVYYERIMFAEEQFLRRKFGDVYTSWAEKTPAFIPSFKNFVKPKLSFSWKKVLKKEKNGFAAIFIIFCAFDVIAEFLKGTRDFNIYLIVAAAISIVLYLILKALKKSSLLKLKEDR